The Lytechinus variegatus isolate NC3 chromosome 1, Lvar_3.0, whole genome shotgun sequence nucleotide sequence ACACATTTTTATGCAATGAAAACACTTTCAAAATGTAATCcaattgacattttttaattCTACATATGACTAgttattttcaatgttgttcaaacaatgtattttttcaaattatgacaatggacaaaaaatcaacaatttttgcCACTTTGAGTAGCAAAAGAAGACAAAACCTGTGTACCTCTACATGTAtggatgaattaaaaaataattaacttATCTAAGCTAAAAATCTGATGCTTTGGCACCTAATCTTCTGGTATCAGAGTGAGCTGTGAGTTTATCTTTGGCTTCAGAAGCAACATTGACAACACCTAGGCGATATCTTCTTGATTGCACTACATGTCCTAGCTCTTCTAAACCTTCCTGTATCGAAGGACTTAGACCATCTAGATGAAAGAATGGagaaaaaacagaaattatTAATTAGCATTAAGTAGATGATAGAATATACAGGATTCTTTTTTGAGCACTCAAAAATTGCTTGAATAAAATCACTTAAAACCAATTAGGCTGATACAAGCAAGGTCATGTTAGTGAGCAATCAAgcaataattatcattttatcatcaaTTCATTCCATATCTGGAATCAAACAGAGGATCATATTGGTACACGTACGTGTGTACATAACAGAGCAGAAATAAGCCCCTGGGGAGCAtctcatgaaaggacttgtcttCAGGAccttttatctgacaagtccaattttatcccacagttgccatagtaacagtgcttcttagccaatcaacatcaaggaaagttgtcagatctgataacttGTGGGACAAAACAGTTCATACACCATGGTCATACAGATTTAAATAAGACGACAGTTAGAATGCAATTTTCCAAAACAGTTTGTTGAACTGTCTTTGTCTTACCTTCAACATTCACTAGGTTTTGGTAAAGTGAGGGAAATATCCTGTTGTCACGTTCAACATCGTTCGAGAGCGACGCGTTTAATGATAAGAGCTTTAGAGCTACATCTACTGGTGCTGACTGAATGGATGTTGGTCCTATTCCAGTGATGGCATACCGAGCGAGGCAAGGACTCTCTTCACTCCATGTGAGCAATGGAGCCATGTTGGACATTGGACGTCGACCTGGTGATATTGCGTTAGCCTATGGAATAAGGTATGTAAATGAGCATGTTAGAACCGCCACTGGTACTATATGTCAAGGGCAGAATTCATTAACCTATCTGAGCTCttaacaccaacaccatcattaACACTGAAATCCTCCCATAAACCACACATCAGGAAAGAATGTATTTGGTGTGGGAGCTGTAAAATCATTTTCGCTATCAACATTTCAGTGGtcttaacaccaacaccagcatTAACACTGAAATCATCCCATAAACCTCACCTCAGGAAAGACTCTATTTGGTGTGGGAGCTATGGAATCATTTGTGCTATCAACACTTCAGTGgtctcaacaccaacaccagcatCAGCACTGAAATCATCCCATCAACCTCACCTCAGGAAAGACTCTATTTGGTGTGGGAGCTATGGAATCATTTGTGCTATCAACACTTCAGTGGTCTGAACACCAACACCAGCATTAACACTGAAATCATCCCATAAACCTCACCTCAGGAAAGACTCTATTTGGTGTGGGAGCTATGGAATCATTTGTGCTATCAACACTTCAGTGGTCTGAACACCAACACCAGCATTAACACTGAAATCATCCCATAAACCTCACCTCAGGAAAGACTGTATTTTGTGTGGGAGCTATGGAATCATTTGTGCTATCAACACTTCAGCCTAACTTACCTAAGGCAGGACTTTTCAGCCCACCCCAACATTATTCGCGATATATCCACTGCGCAAAATTTTCTAACCACACTGCTCAAAGACTCTTTTTACTTacacaacttttgagacaaaATTTGTGACGCAAAGGCACGTAAGTTACGCAACATTACATATTAAAAAAGTGCAAATTTTTGTCACGATCGCGTGATCCGCGGCCAAGATCTTAGCCTACGTAAGTTGGGGTTCACACTAACATTGAAATCATCCACTagtgatttaaaggaaaagtccaccccagaaaaatgttgatttgaatacataagagaaaaatccaacaagcataaaactgaaatttcatcaaaatacaaTTATTGATTGCATTATAGTATTTCATCATTGTTTCATTCTTTCTCGTTGAATCTCACATACTATATATGggagatttttatgaaaaataaactaAATAGAAACTGATAAACCTCACCCCAAAACAACTAGTTTTACTATTAGGTGATGGAGGTCTTCATTTGTGCTCTCAACACCAACAACAATACTATAAACACTAACACTGAAATGACCCAATGGTGTGAAGTAAACCCTCACCTGAGGAACGACTGTATTTGGTGTCAAGTATTTCCCATCCCAATTGAAGCTGTTCATTGCATTGTTTAGAATAATCCCATCAGGTGTCATCAAACCAGAACCAAACGGAGAGTTGAGAGTActgatagaagaaaaaaaaagacgaaaTATTAAACCTTCATAGTTCGACTACATGTCTGGCACGTATGTTGAGAAAACCCATAGCAAAATACATCTTCAACTATTTAATGTCCAGAGAAGAGGCCCccattctaattttttttttaatcaagttcaTCATAATCCCAGTCAGAGTGCTACTTCTACTCATTGTTATAGATATCCACTTGGcatggaagcgccgtggtgcagcaattctgactctcgccttgtaatcagaggggcatatgtttgaatcccaccatggcctagcgccctttggcaaggcgtcaatccacacattgccactctcacccaggtgatAATTGGGTACTgataggaaacaaccgtcattgtggttggtttagcaagtttgcacctaacaggctgcttgaaatgaTATGAATTCATTGACCGggtaattgggacctttcgcaatcatcacggacgctagtattagggtcccctaacacaaaagttaacgcttaatcatacacttgatttttaagattgattgtgcattacagtcaatagaatcaaacgtagaaaactgctctacgatcaatgctaagctttgtgtaacaggggggatacaggccctacaaatctgcttttcgtgtgcaaaatccctttccgcgacacccgtaccgcatacatgcatgtatattacgactgatggctggagatattcaaaatgcaggacctaaaatagatttatgacatggagaagaaagtggtttttcaaacaaatcgaaaacatattgagtgaggaaaaacttactgaatgaaggcttaaatatagatcattacagtccatcgaatcgatattacatttaatgtggattattggtggatcactggcaattgatttcatggataagatcaacctctccagccgaacatttcgcatgcgttgatatgtacacatcatatgcgatacctttgaactcgtttccttttgtttcttttgtttctttgtttcttttgtttactccttatacacaaacgatatgcctctcgcacacgatgtgaggggcattatgttttacattccccagaaatggggattagatttaaattccggggggaccacttccattaatgagtggataccaggcacgaccatggggtttcgaaaagtaccctaaacatgctaaacaagggaagcaattcttttccagattatgaaaatgcatctcttaacaagtatttggcttgtgaaaccctacaagtattgaatatatatctcttatttcagcattttaaacatcgttttgacacccttataatgttacataggcctatatacgtaacgtacctgcccactctgtccccttttacgggtggtcgctactggtatccactaatcaatggaagtgggctccccgggcggcctctcgagctctaggaggagtcaaatgtggctttggaaagtcgtcctcaatcggataaatcgctgttaccatagtagcaaccagaattttgtacacgaaacgcatattgaatgtttccgtcgcagatgcgaaacgaaaaaaaaatctcatgtcacacaatttgcattgcaggactgagttttacgaccatgatgacgggcccaaaaagtcccttccaaagtcaacgaccgttgtaaataagcgtccgcgtcctcaaacgaaaggtcgggaataataattttgaagcACTTTGAACAGtcatagattgataaagcgctatataaatgtcaattattattattattgtcaacTACTATCCGGTACTACTACCAGTATGGTTTAAATGCTAATTGAACTACACTACATTTGGTATAACACAATTTTTCCATTAAGTACAAAAATAGTTCTATTCACAACAAAACACTCATTTCACTAAAATGCACATATATGTCAATGATGTTgaagataataacaataatgataggcATGTATCAAGTGTTACAAATCTATACAAGAGCAAATTTTTACCAATATTCATAAGCATCTACATACACATGTTTTCTATATAATGGGGTCCTTGTGGAAATGAAAGTACAATATCTACTGCAGCCTTGGTACCATATGGTAGCTCATACTAAAACATGTATAAAGGTTTGGTAAAGATTAATCAATAATTGGAATTTGAGTATATCCGTATGCAAGGATGAAGGCAAAGAAAGTCTCTGATATTATCCATGCCATCTTATTTGTTTTTACTGCTAAAATACAATAaagtcatttttaaaaatgaatgtgAATCTTACCTTGTAAGTGACACAAGGTTGTTATTCCCATCAGCAACAGACACTAAAGATGTGGCTTGAGTTGCATACAGCTGTTGGAAGACGTCCCCTTGAAAGTAATATGTGTAATCGTAAGTTGCGGTATCGTTCACCATGTTTCGGATTCGCTCTGTGGTATTGTCACTCAGCATAGAATCCGTCAAGTTTGCACTGTCGGGAGTCTGCCGAGGGTCACCAAGTTGGCGTGCCATGGCGGCGATGAATTTGGATATTTCGATGACTTGATGGTAGCTCGATGCGGGCGTGTCGCTCGAGATGGATAGGTTGAGAGCAGACATGGTATGTAGGGAAGAGAGGATGGATGCCCCTGAGCTGGGGGATGGCATGCTGAAGATACGATGGAGTTTGTAGGAAGACTGGATGGGCGTGGCTGGCTGGCTGGTGTACGTGTGTATGTCTTCAAGACTGAGGATGCCTCCCGCACCTCCAACCtggatttataaaaaaaaaaaggatggtGCATCAAGAGAAAAAGGAGGTGATATGGTCCAGATCCCTCCAGACTTTTTTTTACCTCAGGGTACTGGATTAATCTTAAACCTTGGAACTCTATTGGGGTTacatagtatacaaataatgaatgtttatgagtgctatggacagaatacttcaatGAGGCATAGCCAAGTTGAATGGatctttcatttcatcattcaccaatgaagtattctgtccgtTCATGTTAAACCTTGGAACTCTacatagtatacaaataatgaatatttatgagcgCAAAATATGCTCATGCTGTGTGAGCTTGGTCTGTTGATTATGCGCACTGCAAACACGAGTGGTGCCTGCAGTCTGGGTGTGtgcgtgcaatggacaaaatcgtatagatccaaaattgcacgataAATGGATCTAAAATTGCACGCTTGATGACGCTATTGTTAAATGGGCTGCATGATTGATATCGACCAATCAAGCACgtgacaaggatctatctaggtgtcatttAAAATGATATTACTTTACCGTATCTATGATCTGTTGTGCAATGGTATCGTTGTTGTATAGTACATCTGATCCTTGTTTAGCGATTAACCTCAAGAGATTGGCAAGAGAAGGTCTCTGGATGGTATCattgaatttcttcttttcaaagAGCTCACGTAATGACTCCGACATCCAAGAGAAATCTGCCTCGCTGATGTCAGCAGCTaggaaatagaataaaaacaatatgGATATGTTCATTTATTCCATATTCACTTGGGTAATTCATAATATTAACAAGGatagaaatattgaatttaatccatgaaaaagagggggaaaCTCAAaacacaatggcccgtattctgaactcgggtttaaattaaaccctggtttaaagttttaaactatggagagccaattggggcacaaatccctaacagtacacatccaatttatcAACTCacatgacacccaaattgttcataattgtctgggaaggataaatgaagtatttttttcttattatgaCAGCAAAATACTACacataacaaatatacaataaagatttttttttttatatttggctccccataacagagttagaccatggtctaaattaaacctgacttcagaatactgcccaataaatacaaaatgaagattTGATAATAATTCCCAATGAACACAATTAGAACAGTACATGCAAATTACGTCACCATTGAAAGGCAATTGGCAAAGTTACGATTTTCAGCAATtcttatgcaacagggcccaagGATAGAAAGTTTAAAAGCAAGCCAGTGCAAACCATCACTTCAGTTAAGGTCATATACCGGAATTCAAAAGAAGGAAGATAATTTAGTTCATGATGTGaggtgaaaatttaaaaaaatgacagaaggaCTTACAGAAAAACAATGACAAAATAGAGCAAAGCCTATCAACATAAAGATGTCTAAAATGTCTTACCCAGCTGTTGAGTGATTTGAAATCCATTTTCAGCCAGTTGAATTGATGGCTCTACCAACTCTGACCATTTCAACCTACAGGacaaatatcaatattattataattaaataGAATTGCATAATTGCGAatctatttcattatataatctGTAGGATGTGGAAATGGATTTTTCaatgttgaaataaatatattaatgatCCTAATCAAAGTTCTAACTTCTAAATGATGTTATATAATGGTTCATTCATTGATCATGGGtaggaaaattatttttgtattctcTTTAGAGTATCTGTGATTTATTTGGGATCttactctttcttcttttttatgatGCTTTCTTTGCATTTATACATTTGCAAGGCTTTGCTTTGagtcactctctctctctcttgatgACAAGACATTGAATGATGAccaaataaaagtacaaatacCCATACTTAAGACTGAAGAGGCTTTCTTGGAAGGTTGACTCATCAAACCCATGACATAACTAATTCTAACTCGTGTATATGTAGTTCGATAAAGTATATCTTTATTGATGTCATGATGTTTTGTACAGTAATCTATTTCTTTGtgtgaaatttttcattttatccttttttactGTTATTAAGAAATGTGCCCTCGGGAAGAGTGTAGtcagtaatattaataattatttttaactcacattttatcaatatctaatttctacaaactgaaaaaaagaatggaaaattaatGATTGTTGCCAAATTTGAGGAGGAAACATAAATTAATGTTGACTGTCATAGGAAGCTATGTACGGTTTATATACCACTCACTTTCCATATTGTTTCCATGCTGCTTCTAATCCTTTCAGCTCACCAGGTGTAGCAACAGCTAAGCCTCCctttgaaacaaataaaaatgatttaagtTGTTTACCGCATAAATACAAGCCCTGCTTCACACATTCGTATAATTCCTTAAAGCAGATTAGTTTATATGCATTGTGTTTACTTACAGATTGGTGTGTGCACTTATTTTGAGTGAAGATCGTCCACTGGTCAAAGCTCTGCCCAGTTAAAGACAAATATCCATTCATACATGAAAACTCATCtagggccttttcacatgtgaatcttgaatcatcactttgaatcatcattgtaatgatgattgcatcTCGTCTTTAGattcatcggacctttcacaagCTCAATCGAAAACTgtgattcaaattcaaattcccGAGCAAAGGTGGTATGTGTCCTttgtgacttgtcaatcaaagcactgcatcgcaaataaaaacaataatgagtGCTTGAAAGTTCACGTAAGCTCCGCCCACCAAAAGATGTTTTAGAGGTCAAGCCGTTCACATGCAATTTCACACCATAATTTGTGTGAAATTTAACTGGAATTCACTTccagagtagaatttgaattctgATTGTGATTAGCATTTATGATtgtaatcatgttctagtttggtttcacacatgctaaaAATGTGTCATTAGCCTTACTTTTCACTGGAACCATTAttcaatatacaatttttttaccatGTGAAAGGCCGATAGTCTCTTTGAATGAacttcatacatgtacgtgCAGTCTGCTCAGACTGGTTTGCAGAAAGCAAGTTTGTATCTGCCAAACATCATAGGGACAGATGAAAGGTTTAAGAAGCTTCAAACTTATCACatttccatacatgtacatcatttgtGAATCAGCTGAAAGTGTTATCTAACTATCAGCAGATATATTTGTAGGTTTTTATGATTCATTATCCATACAATTGTGCTCTTTTTTATGTAAATACTACTAATTTTATTACAACAAATTGTATGTTATGCGGACAGGGCCCTGGCTTGTGGAAAGCAGTTTTGTCACTCAAAATGCTTCCCTTTATATCACTTAATTTGATTATATCCTCTTTCCAAATGTCTAATGTTTTGATACCCTAGATGCCACACACGTTCCGTGCCTGGTGACGTTATCGTAAATGCAGTGATGTACGATGGTGGTCCCTAAGTCTACGCACCTAacgatttgagttaagatttaacatgaacttctttttatttcaaaaaatctttGTGTTAATAATGTTCCTTAGATTATcatgagtaagtgtaccaaatatctcattaaaatttgaaatataggattttctttgaaaaaacttcggccagtcattttcagatggaaaaaaaaatggtaaccCATGTCTacgcacccattcactttgcacacgattcagagatttttatgagaaatactgtattttgaggcagtcacatgaaatgccctaaattcattatttttccaccattttgagtcagattttttatgaatacctgccTATGTGGTGTATGTGTAAGTTTTGtgttcgttgcgtatcttctctCACTAGAATCGAGCAtgtgcgcagacaagggggactgcgcagacttgggggacTTGCCATACAACAGCCTCAATGAGACACAGAACCAggacatatttgaaaataaacaacttgttttttataaataaatttaattaatttcttcTAAATGAAATGCTACACAAGATATCTCACCTGAAGAGCTGCTTGTGGATTGTTTTCAAACATGTTACCACTGCTACTAGAAGGTGCTGTCTCCCTGAAATCAAACCCATTTAGTTCGTTGGTAATAGGGTTACCTACCAGCAGAAAACCACCACTgcataaaagaaaacaagaaaattctTTATTGGATTGAAATCACAGAAACATGTGCATGGAGGCCAAAAGGCCTATACTCAAAGGACACAAGCGAACATGTAGGACTGTGGATGGTCTTAATAAATATGTTATTACTGTTTAAGAgttttttttccctttaaaaaGTGGAAAAAGCATGTTAATCTGATTAGAAATCATATTTAAACCAAAGGTGTCTTTAGAGCCGAAGATCATCAGAGAAAATTGTTTCTACAGTGTAAATGTATAAGGGTTATTTTTTCCAGGTTAAATTTTGTACTATCGCATAATTTCTTTGgtgaaataataacaatattccaCATCTATATAGCGGAACGACGTccctaagcgctttacagatatattattaccccgtcatcggatccttgcatgcccgcatacaatgtatgcaccttctccacttcctggggagcattctaacaagagttccaagactcaatttttaggcatactacataggcttttgcatcctactgggtacccatttaacacctgggtggagagtggcaaattgtggattgatgccttgccaaaggacgcaaggcaatggtgggattcgaaaacacgaccctctgattacaaggcgagagtcagaactgctCACATCACGACATCACTTCCACAATGTGCCACAGcttatttacccccccccaccaGAAGCAGTTTGTCTCTGAATGAAGGGAGCTTCAAgatttgaacaaaattataAAGCAGTGTTATCTTCTTATCTGAACAAGCCAGGGAGATTCTATTTGAATAGAATACCCTTGAACAAATCCAATCAATTCTACATTACTCATACACTACATGTTTATAAAAACACATGAAACTAATTGTATGCCTACATTATACTATAGGCCTATTGCCAGTTTAAAAAGTGCATATAGGATAAAGCATTGAGTTTGATTGGCgcttgtttcataaaacttaacaTTTAAACAGATACCGGTTTCCAATGACAAACAGGCTTTTGGCCAACCAGATCGACACAATTTTAGTGAAATATAACGACGGCCAttcctttgaaattttgtgAAACAGTGCTCAGGATATGAATATGACCTTCACATGCAGTACAATGTCATGTGAGTCAGGAATTGACATTGATCCTAGAGTTAATGATCAGTAAACACTATGTGAACCACAAAACAAACACGATATGCACTTTTGAAGGATTCAGAGCAGTACTAATTTCCCTTAAAAgcagatatgattttttttacacaagttTGATACAAAGAGTCATATTAATGAATTACCATGCAGTTAAAAATGTTtctatatttacaaaaataacaatttttttactattatatCTTGACTATCACTAtgtgtatgtttgatttgtggAGCGTAGTGGCcgagtggattagtctccggactttgaaacagagagtcatgggttcaaatccacttatcccagccattgcgtaatttccttcggaaagaaatgtatccacaatcacattgtgctgcactcaacccaggtgaggtgaatggttaCCCGGTACatgtaggatttattccttgaacgcttgaGCGCCTATAACTATGGCGGCTTCGCTACAggtggggtaataatatgataccaagtatcaaagcgcagttgagtatatgtacataataactgcactatataaatggacatattattattttaatggaTCATCCCAAATGATCGATTGCTCacaaaaggtggtttcagaccgcctcgaagttcgccagttccaggtattctctgatcgggaaatttaccccgatcagaaaataccaggtattttggtaatgtgaaagcaaactacgcgtaatttccccgaaagaaaatacccgctaaatagtaggtacttggcgaaattacgagaactttcgtgatgatttttccaaggtcgcaggtattttggcgatgtgaaagcaaattacgggaacttttatcccagcgtgtcgttgggcgcggcggcgtgggtggctgctgggcaagtgattttgaatctcccgccttgcctgcttatcagaccacactgcgcatgctcgtaacttcgggaacttatcc carries:
- the LOC121419339 gene encoding glutathione hydrolase 7-like isoform X1, translated to MKNSGSEMKEVNFSLLKQDEDSDDLLYDSVNSLELDQLNLSDKHALINPKERAPLKENVIVQQELICGYDGLRFIIVTSLVFALAVTIGMVISIIAGIRQVDPHGAIATDVEVCSDIGADVLKRGGHAVDAAVAAAFCLGVVHGHYSGLGGGGFLLVGNPITNELNGFDFRETAPSSSSGNMFENNPQAALQGGLAVATPGELKGLEAAWKQYGKLKWSELVEPSIQLAENGFQITQQLAADISEADFSWMSESLRELFEKKKFNDTIQRPSLANLLRLIAKQGSDVLYNNDTIAQQIIDTVGGAGGILSLEDIHTYTSQPATPIQSSYKLHRIFSMPSPSSGASILSSLHTMSALNLSISSDTPASSYHQVIEISKFIAAMARQLGDPRQTPDSANLTDSMLSDNTTERIRNMVNDTATYDYTYYFQGDVFQQLYATQATSLVSVADGNNNLVSLTSTLNSPFGSGLMTPDGIILNNAMNSFNWDGKYLTPNTVVPQANAISPGRRPMSNMAPLLTWSEESPCLARYAITGIGPTSIQSAPVDVALKLLSLNASLSNDVERDNRIFPSLYQNLVNVEDGLSPSIQEGLEELGHVVQSRRYRLGVVNVASEAKDKLTAHSDTRRLGAKASDF
- the LOC121419339 gene encoding glutathione hydrolase 7-like isoform X2, whose amino-acid sequence is MASGDLGIPSSSSLNPEGLEIRIAPPKQDKHALINPKERAPLKENVIVQQELICGYDGLRFIIVTSLVFALAVTIGMVISIIAGIRQVDPHGAIATDVEVCSDIGADVLKRGGHAVDAAVAAAFCLGVVHGHYSGLGGGGFLLVGNPITNELNGFDFRETAPSSSSGNMFENNPQAALQGGLAVATPGELKGLEAAWKQYGKLKWSELVEPSIQLAENGFQITQQLAADISEADFSWMSESLRELFEKKKFNDTIQRPSLANLLRLIAKQGSDVLYNNDTIAQQIIDTVGGAGGILSLEDIHTYTSQPATPIQSSYKLHRIFSMPSPSSGASILSSLHTMSALNLSISSDTPASSYHQVIEISKFIAAMARQLGDPRQTPDSANLTDSMLSDNTTERIRNMVNDTATYDYTYYFQGDVFQQLYATQATSLVSVADGNNNLVSLTSTLNSPFGSGLMTPDGIILNNAMNSFNWDGKYLTPNTVVPQANAISPGRRPMSNMAPLLTWSEESPCLARYAITGIGPTSIQSAPVDVALKLLSLNASLSNDVERDNRIFPSLYQNLVNVEDGLSPSIQEGLEELGHVVQSRRYRLGVVNVASEAKDKLTAHSDTRRLGAKASDF
- the LOC121419339 gene encoding glutathione hydrolase 7-like isoform X3 gives rise to the protein MGIFSKADKHALINPKERAPLKENVIVQQELICGYDGLRFIIVTSLVFALAVTIGMVISIIAGIRQVDPHGAIATDVEVCSDIGADVLKRGGHAVDAAVAAAFCLGVVHGHYSGLGGGGFLLVGNPITNELNGFDFRETAPSSSSGNMFENNPQAALQGGLAVATPGELKGLEAAWKQYGKLKWSELVEPSIQLAENGFQITQQLAADISEADFSWMSESLRELFEKKKFNDTIQRPSLANLLRLIAKQGSDVLYNNDTIAQQIIDTVGGAGGILSLEDIHTYTSQPATPIQSSYKLHRIFSMPSPSSGASILSSLHTMSALNLSISSDTPASSYHQVIEISKFIAAMARQLGDPRQTPDSANLTDSMLSDNTTERIRNMVNDTATYDYTYYFQGDVFQQLYATQATSLVSVADGNNNLVSLTSTLNSPFGSGLMTPDGIILNNAMNSFNWDGKYLTPNTVVPQANAISPGRRPMSNMAPLLTWSEESPCLARYAITGIGPTSIQSAPVDVALKLLSLNASLSNDVERDNRIFPSLYQNLVNVEDGLSPSIQEGLEELGHVVQSRRYRLGVVNVASEAKDKLTAHSDTRRLGAKASDF